The DNA segment GTAAGTGAAGTGGATAAAAAACAGCTTTTAAAAGCCAAAGAAAAGCTTGAAAACAACTAGACTCGGGAAGTCAGCACCACCACGCTGAAGCAATAGACACTAATCTTTTTTGTTATGCGATCGCCAACCTCAGAAGTCAATATAGATATTTGTAAACTGATAGAGATAATGTCATTTTGATTTCATAATTTCCTGAAACTATAAAATTAGGGCAGATTTCTGAGAAGCAAAACCGATTAGAAGAAGTTTTTTTCCTAGCGGTAATGAAGCTAAACAAGCACCAACAGTTTCTTCATCCACGGACTCTAAGAGCTGAACCGAGTATTTCAAACCTTATATTTGTTCTCAATCCAGGACGATTCGATATGAAATTCGATCCTAAAATCATGCAAGCTGTAGAGCAACTGAACTATCGGGTTACCGTTGGCGATGTTGCTACCCGTGCTGGTTTAGAAATTAGTCTGGCACAACGAGGTTTGTTGACTCTGGTTTCTGAAACCAACGGTCATTTGCAGGTTTCTGAAAGGGGAGAAATTGCCTACCTCTTTCCACGAAATTTACGAACAATTCTGCGCAACAAGTCTCTGCGACTGCGTTTGCAGGAATGGGGAACAAGGATTTGGCAGGTCTTATTCTATTTAATCCGAATTTCCTTTGGCATTTTCTTGGTAATATCAATTATTCTCATATTTGTGACGATCGCTCTGATTGCCATGAGTAGTAGTCGTGGAGGAAATTCAAACAGTCGTAGGCACGGTGGCGGTATGCCCCTATTCTTGCCCCATTTTTGGTTTGGTTCCTTTTTTAACCGCAATCCTCACAGACAGGTACAAAATCGTTCGGCAAAGCAAAAGCATCATCAGGATCGTGCTGCCGAGCAACTGAACTTTTTTGAGGCGGTTTTCTCGTTTTTGTTTGGAGATGGCAACCCCAATGCCAATCTGGAAGAACGTCGTTGGTATAACATTGGTAGCGTTATTCATAATCATGGAGGAGCTGTGGTCGCAGAACAAATAGCTCCCCATCTCGATATTTCCCCAACTCAAGCGATCGATGAGGCTTATATGCTGCCAGTTCTGATTCGTTTCGACGGTCGCCCAGAAGTCAGTCCCACAGGAGATATTGTTTACCGTTTTCCTGCATTACAAACGACAGCAGCAAATAAGCAGGAGAACTCTCTGGCTGCTTATTTGCGAGAATTTTTCTGGAACTTTAGTCGAGTCGGAACAGAGCAAACTTTGTTAGTGGTTGGTCTTGGCTTTCTCAACCTCATTGGAGCTTTAATTCTTAGATCATTACTGAGCGACGGCGCGATCGCCGTTCAACTAGGGGGCTTAGTGGCCTTTGTACAATCAATCTTTTGGCTTCTCTTGGGATACGGCATCGGTTTTCTAGGTGTTCCTCTAGTTCGGTATTTCTGGATTCAGAGACGCAATCGTCAGATTGAACGAAGGAATCAACAGCGGCAGAAATATGCTTTGGCCTTAAATCGAGCCGACGCTAATCTGCAACATAAGATACAGTTTGCCCAGCAATTTGCCATCCAATCTGTTGTTACTCAAGAAGACTTAGCCTACACCAGTGAAACAGAACTTTTAGAGCAGGAAATCGAACGCCTGGATAGAACTGATAGCGATAGTCGGCATCTTTTATCCTAACCGAAGTTGTTTGCCAGCAAATTACCTGCGGGAACGGTAAATTGCCCGCGTCCTCATTGATATTCTCAATTGCGATCGGAAAAACTAGGAGTTAATTATGATTCAAACTGCCCCCGAAGTGAAGCAAGAACCCCTTGACGGTGCAGAATTACGCCAGATGAACGCCTATTGGCGGGCAGCTAACTACCTTTCTGTGGGGCAAATCTATTTATATGACAATCCCCTCCTGAAAGAACCGCTGAAATTGGAGCATATCAAGCCCAGGCTACTCGGTCACTGGGGAACTACTCCAGGGCTTAATTTTATCTACGTTCACCTCAACCGAATGATTAAGAATCAAGAGCTGAACGTGATTTACCTTGCAGGTCCAGGTCACGGGGGTCCTGGATTGGTCGCCAACACCTATTTAGAAGGAACCTATAGTGAATACTACCCGAATATTTCTCAAGATGAAGAGGGGATGAGAAAGCTGTTTCAACAGTTTTCCTTCCCAGGGGGGATTCCCAGTCATGTAGCTCCTGAAACCCCTGGTTCGATCCACGAAGGAGGTGAGCTTGGATACGCCCTGGCTCATGCTTATGGGGCTGCTTTTGATAACCCCGAGCTAATTGCTGCCTGTATCGTTGGGGATGGGGAAGCGGAAACTGGTCCCCTGGCTACAGCGTGGCACTCTAATAAATTTCTCAACCCCGTTTGCGATGGAGCGGTGTTACCCATTCTCCACTTAAATGGGTACAAGATTGCCAATCCCGCAGTCTTAGCCCGAATTGGCGCTCGGGAATTAGAAAGCTTATTTATCGGTTACGGTTACAAACCCTATATCGTAGAGGGTTCTGACCCTGAAGTAATGCACCAGAAGATGGCAGCTACCCTGGATACGGTTGTTGCCGAAATTAAGCAAATTCAACACCAAGCTCGCAGTACGGGAGTAACCACACGTCCCCAGTGGCCGATGATTATTCTGAAAACTCCCAAAGGATGGACGGGTCCCAAGGAAGTTGATGGTAACAAAACCGAAGGGTACTGGCGATCGCATCAGGTTCCCCTAGCTGAGATGGCAGCTAAGCCAAAACACGTCCAGCTACTGGAAGACTGGATGAGAAGTTATAAGCCTGAAGAGCTTTTCGATGGGAATGGAACCTTAATTCGCGAACTCGCGGAATTGGCTCCTCGGGGCGAGCGGCGTATGGGTGCTAATCCTCACGCTAACGGCGGACTATTGCTAAAAGACTTGAAAATGCCCGATTTCCGGAACTATGCTGTTGATGTTTCTCAAGCTGGAACTGTCACCGCTGAAGCAACGCGCGTGATGGGTCATTTTCTGCGGGACGTAATGAAGAAAAATTTAGAGCAGAAAAATTTTAGGGTATTTGGTCCAGACGAGACAGCATCAAACCGATTGAGTGCTTTGTTTGAGGTAACAGATCGAGCCTGGACAGCTGAGACAATGGCTGAAGATGAGCATTTAGCTGCCAACGGTCGGGTGATGGAAATTCTGAGCGAGCATACCTGCCAGGGTTGGTTGGAAGGATATCTCCTCACTGGTCGCCACGGTTTATTCTCCTGTTACGAAGCATTCATTCACATTGTAGACTCGATGTTTAATCAGCATGCCAAGTGGCTCAAAACTACTAGCAAGGAAATTCCTTGGCGGCGACCTATCGCTTCCCTGAACTACCTACTAACTTCTCACGTTTGGCGGCAGGATCATAATGGATTTTCCCATCAAGATCCCGGTTTTATCGACCATGTAGCCAATAAAAAAGCTGATGTAATCCGAGTTTACCTACCCCCTGATGCCAATACCCTGCTTTCCGTAACCGATCATTGCCTGCGCAGCCAAAACTATGTCAATGTCATTGTCGCTGGCAAGCAAAGCGAACTACAGTATCTAGATATGGATTCTGCCATCAAACACTGCACTGCTGGTATCGGGATCTGGGAATGGGCTAGTAACGACCGCGATAGCGAACCAGATGTGGTGATGGCTTGTGCTGGAGACGTGCCGACCCTGGAAACTCTTGCTGCGGTTGCTCTGCTTCGCCAGCACTTTCCCAATTTGAAAGTTCGAGTGGTCAATGTAGTTGACCTGATGAAACTCCAGCCAGAGGAAGAACATCCCCATGGTCTGTCCAACAAAGACTTCGATACGATCTTCACCACTGACAAACCAATCATTTTTGCCTATCACGGTTATCCCTGGCTGATCCATCGTCTCACCTATCGTCGGACAAACCATAAAAATCTCCACGTTCGGGGTTACAAAGAAGAAGGAACGACAACTACGCCGTTTGATATGGTCGTCCGCAATGACTTGGATCGCTTTCACCTCTTTGGCGATGTAATCGATCGATTACCCCAACTGGGTTCTCAAGCAGCTTACACCAAACAGTTTATCCGCGACAAAATTATCGAACACCAACAGTACATCACTAGATACGGTCGGGATATGCCCGAAATTTCTCAATGGCAATGGCCCTTTTAAACTACTCCACCCTCAATGCGATTGAGGAAATTTTATCTCTGTTTGACACTATTGGTTTTTGTTGAGTAGCACAAAATTTAAAAACCTATTGGAGATTGACTATGATTTCTACCTCTGAGCTACAAGAATTTCAAAAGCATATGCCGCTAGTGGGAGATATCAACCTCAAAAGCCCAGGAGCTTACCAAATGACTCGTATGGCTACTACGTTATTCAATGGCGTACAAATGGCAGGTGCAGAGGCTTATATCAGCGGGTTAGAAATTCCCGATCCCACTGTCAAATCATTTTTGGACTCTGTCTTGCCAATTTTATATCGGCATTTTCCTGCTCTCCTCGTTCCCTATGAATGGGTATTAAAACCGAGCGAGCAACTCGCACAAGGAGCGCGAGAGCTAATGGAAATTCAGTACGATCTGCCTGAAGAACTATTTATGCTGATGTTGGGAGAAAGTAAACTGTTATATCCCAAGTACAGTATGGCTTTATGGGAACAAGGAGCTTTAAATCTCGAGCAAGCCCAAAGGCACATGCTAGACGATCTGGTTCAAAAAGTAGGGATCGAAGATGGAGACGAAATCTTAGATTTGGGATGCGGCTGGGGTTCTGCTGCTAACTACATTCTTTCTAAGTTTCCCCATGTCAAGGTTACGGGGCTAAATTTAAGTAATCAGCAATGCGAGTATATCCGCAAGAAAATGAAAGACCCCGATAGTTACCTTAGCTCAGACCGTTTTTCTCTTTACGAAGCTGACTTTAATGAGGTTAGCTTCGATAATAAGTTTGATAAGGTCATCTCCATTGGTGTGTTTGAACATATCGGGAATTTAAAGCAGTCCTTGAAAAAGTTAGCTTCTTTTCTCAGGGAAGATGGCATGGCATTGATTCACTTAATCAGTACTCGGTTACCTCACAATATCTATAGTCCTTTTCTGAACAAATATATTTTCCCAAACGCGCGAATTTGGAATTACGAAGCGATTCCTAATTGCGACCGAGCTTTGAAAACTATTGACAAGTGGTACTTGAATGGAATCAATTACGCAAAAACTTTGCATATTTGGCTCGAAAATTTTGATAAAAACCAAGCCAAAATTAGCAATTTAAATTACCGAATGAAATACAATAAATTTCGCCGTATTTGGAGACTCTATTTACTTTGGTGTATCTCCTATTTTGAAAGTTGCGATGGAGAAATTTTGGGCTTAGGTCAATATCTGCTAACTCAAGCTTGATGGTCATTTCAAAAATGCTCGACAACAAATCCCAATCAATTTTCAGATTTTCCTTAACTCTTTAGTCAGCTAGAGAGTTCCAGCTGATTGCAGAACTAAATAAACTAGAAAATTAAAAATCATGACTATACAACTAAAAATCCCTAATATGGCTTGTGGTGCTTGTGGCAAAACCATCGCTAAAGCAATTCAGTCAATCGATCCGAATGCCGAAGTACAAACCGATCCTAAAACCAAACAAGTAACGGTAGAAACGATCGCATCTCTTACATCAGTAAGAAATGCGATCGCTGCTGCTGGTTATCCCGCTGCTTAAATCAAAATCCTTGACTAGCATATAGATAGATGAACGCCAAAACTAATCAAAAACTTGGCAGTAAAAAAAATTTAGAAGTAATGATTAGGTTTGCCGAAACCTATGCCAAGCAAACTGACACATACTATTGTATCGATCCATCTGTGACTGCCGTGGTAATTGAAGGACTTGCCCAGCACAAAGACGAATTGGGTTCTCCCTTGTGTCCCTGTCGTCATTACGAAGACAAGGAAGCAGAAGTCAAGGCAGCCTATTGGAACTGTCCCTGCGTGCCGATGCGAGAGCGTAAAGAATGCCATTGTTTGTTATTTCTTACTCCAGACCACGAATTTGCAGGGGACGAGCAGGAAGTAGATCGAGAAGCACTAGCAGCAGTGAGGCAGAATTTGTAACCGATAAAAAAATTTTAATTGTCAACGGAGTAGCAGGGGAAACTTCTGGTTCTTGAGGCTGAGCTAAAGATGGAAATGACAACAGGTAAACCCAAAATTCATTATAAAACGGAGAAGGGACGCTCCCACCCGTTAGGTGCCATCCCAGATCGCAACGGAGTTAATTTCTCGATTTTTTCAGAACATGCCACGTCTGTTGAACTGTTACTGTTTAGTCGGCATGACGATCCCGAACCCATCCAAACTATTGAATTAGACTGCAAAATTAATAAAACCTTTCACTTCTGGCATGTTTATGTTCGAGGTCTTAAATCAGGTGCATTTTATGCATATCGGATTGATGGCCCTAAAAATATCCAGGCAGGATATCATTTCGATCCGCAGAAGGTCTTAATTGACCCCTACGCTAGAGGTAACGTCAAAACACTTTGGAACCGAGCTGATGCTTGCGTACCTGGTGATAATGTAGCCACTTCTTTACGTAGCGCGGTCATCGATACATCCGACTACGACTGGGAGGGCGATCGCCCTTTGAACCGTGCGATGGGCGAAACCATCATCTACGAGATGCATGTTCGTGGATTTACCAAGTCACCTACTTCAGGGGTTAAGCGACCGGGAACTTTTGCTGGGCTGATTGAGAAGATTCCCTATCTCCAAGAGTTAGGAATTACAGCGGTGGAACTTTTGCCGATTTTCGAGTTCAATGATACAGAATTCTGGTCTGTTAATGGGAAATCTCTAACAAACTACTGGGGTTACAGTCCCATGTGTTTTTTTGCCCCTCATTCTCATTGCTGCACTGAACCCGAAGCAGGCTGTCATGTCCGTGAGTTTCGAGACA comes from the Myxosarcina sp. GI1 genome and includes:
- a CDS encoding phosphoketolase, translated to MIQTAPEVKQEPLDGAELRQMNAYWRAANYLSVGQIYLYDNPLLKEPLKLEHIKPRLLGHWGTTPGLNFIYVHLNRMIKNQELNVIYLAGPGHGGPGLVANTYLEGTYSEYYPNISQDEEGMRKLFQQFSFPGGIPSHVAPETPGSIHEGGELGYALAHAYGAAFDNPELIAACIVGDGEAETGPLATAWHSNKFLNPVCDGAVLPILHLNGYKIANPAVLARIGARELESLFIGYGYKPYIVEGSDPEVMHQKMAATLDTVVAEIKQIQHQARSTGVTTRPQWPMIILKTPKGWTGPKEVDGNKTEGYWRSHQVPLAEMAAKPKHVQLLEDWMRSYKPEELFDGNGTLIRELAELAPRGERRMGANPHANGGLLLKDLKMPDFRNYAVDVSQAGTVTAEATRVMGHFLRDVMKKNLEQKNFRVFGPDETASNRLSALFEVTDRAWTAETMAEDEHLAANGRVMEILSEHTCQGWLEGYLLTGRHGLFSCYEAFIHIVDSMFNQHAKWLKTTSKEIPWRRPIASLNYLLTSHVWRQDHNGFSHQDPGFIDHVANKKADVIRVYLPPDANTLLSVTDHCLRSQNYVNVIVAGKQSELQYLDMDSAIKHCTAGIGIWEWASNDRDSEPDVVMACAGDVPTLETLAAVALLRQHFPNLKVRVVNVVDLMKLQPEEEHPHGLSNKDFDTIFTTDKPIIFAYHGYPWLIHRLTYRRTNHKNLHVRGYKEEGTTTTPFDMVVRNDLDRFHLFGDVIDRLPQLGSQAAYTKQFIRDKIIEHQQYITRYGRDMPEISQWQWPF
- a CDS encoding class I SAM-dependent methyltransferase — encoded protein: MISTSELQEFQKHMPLVGDINLKSPGAYQMTRMATTLFNGVQMAGAEAYISGLEIPDPTVKSFLDSVLPILYRHFPALLVPYEWVLKPSEQLAQGARELMEIQYDLPEELFMLMLGESKLLYPKYSMALWEQGALNLEQAQRHMLDDLVQKVGIEDGDEILDLGCGWGSAANYILSKFPHVKVTGLNLSNQQCEYIRKKMKDPDSYLSSDRFSLYEADFNEVSFDNKFDKVISIGVFEHIGNLKQSLKKLASFLREDGMALIHLISTRLPHNIYSPFLNKYIFPNARIWNYEAIPNCDRALKTIDKWYLNGINYAKTLHIWLENFDKNQAKISNLNYRMKYNKFRRIWRLYLLWCISYFESCDGEILGLGQYLLTQA
- a CDS encoding heavy-metal-associated domain-containing protein, whose amino-acid sequence is MTIQLKIPNMACGACGKTIAKAIQSIDPNAEVQTDPKTKQVTVETIASLTSVRNAIAAAGYPAA
- a CDS encoding ferredoxin-thioredoxin reductase catalytic domain-containing protein; its protein translation is MNAKTNQKLGSKKNLEVMIRFAETYAKQTDTYYCIDPSVTAVVIEGLAQHKDELGSPLCPCRHYEDKEAEVKAAYWNCPCVPMRERKECHCLLFLTPDHEFAGDEQEVDREALAAVRQNL